The proteins below are encoded in one region of Salvelinus alpinus chromosome 27, SLU_Salpinus.1, whole genome shotgun sequence:
- the LOC139555880 gene encoding photoreceptor cilium actin regulator-like — MGCSPSKGQHFPGVADGIHKAPLPGPPTLGDIKPVEGENQDIDDMDIDKELEEFSLSAVNPMAPLGKVADMAPNTAVVSNPGAVSEIVVKMTSQVRDIQSEKLLEKQAKKVEKRRKNKGVKQGRRKEKEINTSIMQGKVDLPMHMVRAHQAAYKYLNPNISKCETLLEMLDQVAQTHLSLQPMITVIVMRFEEVNQALEEMADDGELMLKEHGNHMAWPSKTRAPAPIPAKPSADPSEPPPDLLQQLLQHSTEKFKLVGSSVQALGDTALEDAADYFASLSKLLGKRLQAKRAVEERLRQVLARVEAAAKCNLDDLSLHSEDSGIGGENESLTGSERHRRQRGSSGSSSSARPTPLSHSPVKVCLNKGEEEEENEEVDDDDEEEDEEEERSGRMRSNSSSSDPIETPKRSERQPPKQPQTAATLGRPVRPPHSQSIETFDIQELQQKDLDQRMGDDTLRRHSSGRKKVSRYELKGSMKANQTPTSLPAIAPQPPGRNSVKRLINTFSGGTDVRQVQRLTSAHLRGSRRSGTPGPPWPVEGREDLDVDYLPPPPPEVLMDNSYESNEENPGDQEGEEEDITRSGHPVPRQTSTTCQRLRASLQTMTVLPNRGSVGPIRQDTVVRGDHQATSLYSQACKIIHLRNAAESPPTRPDHGVRGPLSAGVSLRQGSSNHYEGEYYPTSMPPTIPTVSRVRLPPSCPSTHQELPIPPAFAQPNPPSRPSSPRVLRLSTEKSGEEDMSPSVSFNDARSVFCQNSQWNSQIWTPSCSSTLPRPYGEPSRGRLSTRGSQTVSRRSQSDQRPSLMTQRDESLVPGTSQARTGGSESNITNNSER; from the coding sequence ATGGGCTGTTCCCCATCCAAGGGTCAGCATTTCCCAGGGGTCGCAGATGGGATCCACAAGGCTCCGCTGCCAGGACCACCAACGTTGGGTGACATCAAGCCTGTTGAGGGAGAAAACCAAGATATTGACGATATGGATATTGACAAAGAATTAGAGGAATTCTCATTATCAGCGGTGAATCCTATGGCCCCTCTGGGCAAAGTGGCTGACATGGCCCCCAACACAGCCGTTGTGTCAAACCCAGGGGCTGTCTCTGAAATCGTGGTCAAAATGACGTCTCAGGTGAGAGACATACAGAGTGAGAAATTACTGGAAAAGCAGGCGAAAAAGGTAGAGAAGCGAAGGAAAAATAAGGGCGTCAAACAGGGTCGCCGAAAAGAAAAGGAGATAAATACCTCCATCATGCAGGGAAAGGTGGACCTCCCCATGCACATGGTGAGAGCTCACCAGGCCGCCTACAAATACCTGAACCCCAACATCTCCAAGTGTGAGACCCTGCTGGAGATGCTGGACCAGGTCGCCCAGACCCACCTCTCCCTGCAGCCCATGATAACAGTCATTGTAATGCGCTTCGAGGAGGTCAACCAGGCCCTAGAGGAGATGGCTGATGATGGCGAGCTGATGCTGAAGGAACATGGCAACCACATGGCCTGGCCCTCCAAGACAAGGGCCCCAGCTCCCATCCCTGCCAAGCCCAGTGCTGACCCATCAGAACCCCCGCCAGACCTGCTGCAGCAGCTGCTCCAGCATTCCACTGAAAAGTTTAAGCTGGTGGGGAGCTCGGTCCAAGCCCTGGGAGACACCGCACTGGAAGATGCGGCAGACTACTTTGCCTCTCTATCTAAACTACTGGGCAAGAGGCTGCAGGCCAAGCGAGCGGTAGAGGAGCGTCTGCGCCAGGTGCTGGCACGCGTGGAGGCAGCCGCCAAGTGCAACCTTGATGACTTGTCTCTTCACAGCGAGGACAGCGGCATTGGGGGAGAGAACGAGTCGCTGACGGGATCAGAGCGTCACCGTCGCCAACGGGGGAGTTCTGGGTCCAGTAGCAGTGCTCGCCCCACACCCCTAAGCCATTCACCTGTCAAGGTATGCCTTAATaaaggtgaggaggaggaagaaaatgaggaagtggatgatgatgatgaagaggaggatgaagaggaagagaggtcaGGGAGAATGCGGTCCAACTCTTCCTCGTCAGACCCCATTGAGACCCCCAAGCGCAGTGAGAGGCAGCCACCCAAACAACCCCAGACCGCTGCCACCTTGGGCAGGCCAGTGAGACCGCCACACTCACAGTCCATAGAAACTTTCGATATTCAGGAGCTGCAACAGAAAGATCTGGACCAGCGGATGGGAGACGACACTCTGAGGAGACACTCTTCAGGAAGGAAGAAGGTTTCTAGATATGAACTCAAAGGGTCCATGAAGGCAAACCAAACACCAACTTCTCTACCAGCGATAGCACCACAACCCCCTGGCCGCAACTCCGTCAAAAGACTCATAAACACATTCAGTGGTGGGACGGATGTTAGACAAGTCCAAAGGCTCACTAGTGCACACCTTAGGGGGTCTAGGAGGAGTGGAACTCCAGGTCCTCCCTGGCCAGTGGAAGGCAGGGAGGACCTAGACGTGGACTACCTGCCCCCACCTCCCCCTGAGGTCCTGATGGACAACTCCTATGAGAGCAACGAGGAGAACCCGGGTGATCaggaaggggaagaggaggacaTCACCAGGAGTGGCCACCCTGTGCCACGCCAAACAAGCACCACCTGTCAGCGCCTGAGGGCCTCGTTGCAGACCATGACGGTTCTGCCCAACCGTGGCAGTGTCGGACCAATCAGGCAGGATACCGTGGTGAGGGGAGATCATCAGGCCACATCGCTATACAGTCAGGCCTGCAAGATCATCCACCTGCGCAATGCAGCTGAATCTCCACCTACGAGACCTGATCACGGGGTCCGAGGACCCCTTAGTGCTGGGGTGAGCCTCAGGCAAGGAAGCAGCAACCACTATGAGGGGGAGTATTACCCCACCAGCATGCCACCAACCATCCCAACAGTCTCCAGAGTTCGCCTACCACCCTCTTGTCCCTCTACGCACCAAGAACTACCAATCCCCCCTGCTTTTGCACAGCCTAATCCACCTTCACGTCCATCCTCACCTCGGGTCCTGAGATTGAGCACAGAGAAGAGTGGTGAAGAAGACATGTCGCCCTCAGTGTCCTTCAATGATGCCCGATCGGTGTTCTGTCAAAATAGCCAATGGAACTCCCAGATCTGGACCCCCTCCTGTAGCTCTACGCTACCCAGGCCCTATGGTGAGCCCTCTCGGGGCAGGCTGTCAACACGAGGGTCCCAGACTGTCAGTAGGCGCAGCCAGTCTGACCAGAGACCCAGCCTGATGACACAACGAGACGAGTCCCTTGTCCCAGGCACATCACAGGCCAGGACTGGAGGAAGTGAGTCAAATATCACCAATAACAGTGAGAGGTGA